Genomic window (Candidatus Nitrosocosmicus franklandus):
TATAATAGTATATGAAGTATTCGTGGCAAAAGACAGATACTGGACTAACGGCAAGGATCATAATCTGTTTTGCAATCTTGACAATTTTATATCTAGGATTTATTACAATTTTATACTATTTAGGATTAGGCTTCATTCCAATAGTTATTATTTCCGGTGCTTTTATTTTGGGTCAATGGTTTTTCTCGGATAAAATCGTTCTATGGAGCACGGGTGCAAAAATAGTTACGAAAGAACAATATCCAGTTTTACACGAAATAATAGAACGAATAGTATCTGCAAATGGTATGCACAAACCTAAAATCGCTGTAATTAATAGCAGAGTCCCAAATGCGTTTGCCACAGGAAAAGGACAGCGCAGTTCGGTTGTGGCTGTCACCTCTAGCTTAATGGACATACTGGATTACGACGAGTTGGAGGGAGTTTTGGCTCATGAATTGACACATATAAAGAACCGTGATGTGATGGTTATTACCCTAGCGAGTTTATTTTCAACTATTGCATGGCAGATAATGCAGTTTGGTTTTTTTGGAGGGATGTATGGAGCAGGAAGAGACCGCAATAACGGAGGAGCAATACTAATCATAATTGCAGTTGCCTTTGTTACATGGATTGTAAGTTTTCTGATAATTAGGGCAATTTCTAGATATAGAGAATTTTCAGCAGACAGAGGCTCTGCCCAAATGACAGGCAAACCCGCTGAATTAGCCAATGCATTAATGAAAATAAGCGGGTCCATGAATAAAGTACCAACCAGAGATTTACGACATGTTGAAGGATACAATGCATTCTTCATAGTACCAGCAATCTCCGGAAAGACAATAGCTAACCTCTTTGCAACCCATCCTCCAGTAGAGAAACGAGTCGAAAGATTGCTAAGTATGGAGAGATCCATGTATTGAGATTTTTTAGAAAGTTACTAGGCAGTAAAAAACCTGTAACTATGAAAATGGACGACACTGAAGCAATATTTGCCATGGCATCTGCTAGTATGTTACTAGAAGAAAAAATGAACATAAAATTTGCTAACATGTGTTCGCTTTGTATCAAAATAATTCATGGAAGTCATTTTAGAA
Coding sequences:
- the htpX gene encoding zinc metalloprotease HtpX; the protein is MKYSWQKTDTGLTARIIICFAILTILYLGFITILYYLGLGFIPIVIISGAFILGQWFFSDKIVLWSTGAKIVTKEQYPVLHEIIERIVSANGMHKPKIAVINSRVPNAFATGKGQRSSVVAVTSSLMDILDYDELEGVLAHELTHIKNRDVMVITLASLFSTIAWQIMQFGFFGGMYGAGRDRNNGGAILIIIAVAFVTWIVSFLIIRAISRYREFSADRGSAQMTGKPAELANALMKISGSMNKVPTRDLRHVEGYNAFFIVPAISGKTIANLFATHPPVEKRVERLLSMERSMY